From the Acidovorax carolinensis genome, one window contains:
- a CDS encoding CoA pyrophosphatase — MNPSSTPVPSVLPASLSALPDFDPRAVPVVGVDAHLPAVPAEAQTPQALRARFAHPPVWKPEVVLEKKFMNREPAHASVLVPIVLREQPMVLLTERTAHLSTHSGQVAFPGGRADAEDASTADTALREAEEEVGLERRFVEVLGVLPTYVTGSSFIITPVVALVQPDCALHPNPYEVADVFEVPLAFLLNPAHHQRHVHEWQGVRREWFSMPYQDGDKSRYIWGATAGMLRNFYRFMQA; from the coding sequence GTGAATCCGTCGTCCACCCCCGTTCCATCGGTCCTCCCTGCGTCGCTGTCGGCGCTGCCCGATTTCGATCCTCGCGCCGTCCCGGTGGTGGGGGTGGATGCGCATCTGCCCGCCGTGCCGGCAGAGGCCCAGACGCCGCAGGCCCTGCGGGCGCGTTTTGCCCATCCGCCTGTTTGGAAGCCCGAGGTGGTGCTGGAAAAGAAGTTCATGAACCGCGAACCGGCCCATGCCTCCGTGCTGGTACCCATCGTGCTGCGCGAACAGCCCATGGTGCTGCTCACCGAGCGCACGGCGCATCTGTCCACCCACTCAGGCCAGGTCGCTTTTCCGGGCGGTCGGGCGGATGCGGAGGATGCCTCCACGGCCGACACCGCCTTGCGCGAGGCCGAAGAAGAAGTGGGGCTGGAGCGGCGCTTTGTTGAAGTGCTGGGCGTGCTGCCCACCTATGTCACCGGTTCTTCGTTCATCATCACGCCCGTGGTGGCGCTGGTGCAACCCGACTGCGCGCTGCACCCGAACCCTTATGAAGTGGCCGATGTGTTCGAGGTGCCGCTGGCGTTTTTGCTGAATCCGGCCCACCACCAGCGCCACGTTCATGAATGGCAAGGCGTGCGCCGCGAGTGGTTCTCCATGCCCTACCAGGATGGCGACAAGAGCCGCTATATCTGGGGCGCCACGGCGGGCATGCTGCGCAACTTTTACCGCTTCATGCAGGCTTGA
- the rplS gene encoding 50S ribosomal protein L19, which translates to MNLIQTLEAEEIARLNKTIPVFAPGDTVIVSVNVVEGTRKRVQAYEGVVIAKRNRGLNSGFTVRKISSGEGVERTFQTYSPLIANIEVKRRGDVRRAKLYYLRERSGKSARIKEKLPSRVKVAAPVAA; encoded by the coding sequence ATGAACCTGATCCAGACCCTGGAAGCGGAAGAAATTGCCCGCTTGAACAAGACGATTCCCGTGTTTGCCCCTGGCGACACCGTCATCGTGAGCGTGAACGTGGTTGAAGGCACGCGCAAGCGCGTGCAGGCCTATGAAGGCGTGGTGATTGCCAAGCGCAATCGCGGCCTGAACAGCGGTTTCACCGTGCGCAAGATCTCCAGCGGCGAAGGCGTGGAACGCACGTTCCAGACCTACAGCCCGCTGATCGCCAACATCGAAGTCAAGCGTCGCGGTGATGTGCGCCGCGCCAAGCTGTACTACCTGCGTGAACGCAGCGGCAAGTCGGCGCGTATCAAGGAAAAGCTGCCTTCGCGCGTCAAGGTGGCGGCCCCCGTCGCCGCATAA
- the trmD gene encoding tRNA (guanosine(37)-N1)-methyltransferase TrmD gives MRFDIITLFPELFAPFVASGVTRRAYASGQVEVRLWNPRDHAEGNYRRVDDRPFGGGPGMVMLAEPLARCLAAIRAERGEPADDRAPLVLFSPIGETLNHAAVERWSASAGAVLLCGRYEGIDQRFIDAHVDLQMSLGDFVLSGGEIAAMALLDAVARLQPGVLNDEGSHQLDSFNPALDGLLDCPHYTRPEEWAGRPVPAPLMSGHHAQIERWRRDQRLSITARHRPDLIDAARKAGRLAPADEALLAKLA, from the coding sequence ATGCGTTTTGACATCATCACCCTGTTTCCGGAGTTGTTTGCGCCGTTTGTGGCCAGCGGCGTGACCCGCCGCGCCTACGCCAGCGGGCAGGTCGAAGTGCGTCTGTGGAACCCGCGTGACCATGCCGAGGGCAACTACCGCCGCGTGGACGACCGCCCCTTTGGCGGCGGCCCGGGCATGGTGATGCTGGCCGAGCCCCTGGCACGGTGTCTTGCCGCCATCCGGGCCGAGCGCGGGGAACCGGCAGACGACCGGGCGCCGCTGGTTCTTTTTTCGCCCATCGGCGAAACCCTCAACCACGCGGCGGTAGAGCGCTGGTCGGCCAGCGCAGGCGCTGTGTTGTTGTGCGGGCGCTACGAGGGGATTGACCAGCGTTTTATCGACGCCCATGTCGATCTGCAGATGAGTCTGGGCGATTTCGTGCTCTCGGGCGGTGAAATTGCCGCCATGGCCTTGCTCGATGCCGTGGCACGGCTGCAGCCCGGGGTGCTCAATGACGAGGGCAGCCACCAGCTCGACAGCTTCAATCCGGCACTCGATGGCCTGCTCGATTGCCCCCACTACACCCGCCCCGAGGAATGGGCAGGGCGCCCGGTGCCCGCGCCGCTGATGTCGGGCCACCATGCCCAGATTGAGCGCTGGCGGCGCGACCAGCGCTTGTCCATCACCGCCCGGCACCGGCCCGACCTGATCGATGCGGCACGCAAAGCGGGGCGCTTGGCGCCCGCCGATGAGGCGTTGTTGGCCAAGCTGGCCTGA
- the rimM gene encoding ribosome maturation factor RimM (Essential for efficient processing of 16S rRNA) has translation MAAPLTLEPAELPADAVEVGRIADAWGVKGWFKVVSHSATPEALFAAKRWYLQPSERGAKTFSGTVQLQIRQAKDHSDTVVAWAQGIDDRDAAEALRGARIFVPRSGFPVTTQDEYYWVDLIGLQVINREGVALGQVQELMSTGPQTVLVLAYEQDGKTQERMIPFVSAFVDKVDLPEKRITVDWQPDY, from the coding sequence ATGGCTGCACCTCTGACGCTCGAACCCGCCGAACTCCCTGCCGATGCCGTCGAGGTCGGGCGCATTGCCGATGCCTGGGGCGTCAAGGGCTGGTTCAAGGTGGTGTCGCACAGCGCCACACCGGAGGCGCTGTTTGCCGCCAAACGCTGGTATCTGCAGCCATCTGAACGCGGCGCCAAGACGTTTTCCGGCACGGTGCAGTTGCAGATTCGCCAGGCCAAGGACCATTCCGACACGGTGGTGGCCTGGGCGCAGGGCATTGATGACCGCGATGCTGCGGAGGCCTTGCGGGGCGCGCGCATTTTTGTGCCCCGGTCAGGCTTTCCTGTCACCACGCAAGACGAGTACTACTGGGTGGATCTGATCGGCCTTCAGGTCATCAACCGTGAAGGCGTGGCGCTGGGCCAGGTGCAGGAGCTGATGTCCACCGGCCCGCAAACCGTGCTGGTGCTGGCCTACGAGCAAGACGGCAAGACCCAGGAGCGCATGATTCCGTTCGTCTCGGCGTTTGTCGACAAGGTGGATCTGCCTGAAAAGCGCATCACGGTCGACTGGCAGCCGGACTACTGA
- the rpsP gene encoding 30S ribosomal protein S16: MVVIRLSRGGSKGRPFFNIVVADKRVRRDGRFIERIGFYNPTAKETEEGLRIVQDRLTYWQSVGAQSSPTVDRLIKQAAKKAA; this comes from the coding sequence ATGGTCGTCATTCGACTTTCCCGCGGCGGCTCCAAAGGCCGTCCTTTCTTCAACATCGTCGTTGCTGACAAGCGCGTGCGCCGTGATGGTCGCTTCATCGAGCGCATCGGCTTCTACAACCCTACCGCCAAGGAAACTGAAGAAGGCCTGCGCATCGTGCAAGACCGTCTGACGTACTGGCAAAGCGTGGGCGCCCAGTCCTCGCCCACGGTGGACCGCCTGATCAAGCAAGCCGCCAAGAAGGCTGCTTAA
- a CDS encoding GNAT family N-acetyltransferase — protein sequence MPTIRPSTDRDIPAITAIYQHHVLYGTGTFEIDPPSESDMAARRADVLARSLPWLVAEKDGQVLGFAYANWFKPRPAYRFSAEDSIYVADSARGMGVGRKLLAELAAQAEAAGVRKLLAVIGDSANAGSIGLHRALGFTDVGILRSMGWKFGAWRDIVLMEKTLGAGDTTSPE from the coding sequence ATGCCCACTATCCGCCCCAGCACTGACCGCGATATCCCCGCCATCACTGCGATTTACCAACACCATGTGCTCTATGGCACGGGCACGTTCGAGATCGATCCACCCTCTGAATCCGACATGGCCGCACGGCGCGCCGACGTGCTGGCACGCAGCTTGCCCTGGCTGGTGGCCGAAAAAGACGGACAGGTGCTGGGCTTCGCCTATGCCAACTGGTTCAAGCCGCGCCCGGCCTACCGCTTTTCTGCCGAAGACTCGATTTATGTGGCCGACAGCGCACGCGGCATGGGTGTGGGGCGCAAGCTGCTGGCCGAACTGGCGGCGCAGGCCGAGGCCGCTGGCGTGCGCAAGCTGCTGGCCGTGATTGGCGACTCGGCCAATGCGGGCTCGATCGGATTGCACCGAGCGCTGGGGTTCACTGACGTCGGCATTCTGCGTTCCATGGGCTGGAAATTCGGTGCCTGGCGCGACATCGTGCTGATGGAAAAGACCCTGGGCGCCGGTGACACCACTTCACCGGAATAA
- a CDS encoding inorganic phosphate transporter, producing the protein MQTAQTALWVVVLLVALAILFDFMNGFHDAANSIATVVSTGVLKPAQAVLFAGFFNVVAIFVFHLSVAATVGKGIVQPGVVDTHVVFGALVGAITWNVITWYYGIPSSSSHALIGGIVGAVIAKAGAGSLVSSGILKTVAFIFVSPLLGFLLGSLMMVMVSWIFRRARPNKVDKWFRRLQLVSAGAYSLGHGGNDAQKTIGIIWLLLIATGYASAADASPPTWTIVSCYVAIGLGTMFGGWRIVKTMGQKITKLKPVGGFCAETGGALTLFLATALGIPVSTTHTITGAIVGVGSTQRASAVRWGVAGNIIWAWVLTIPASAFVAAIAYWVSLQLY; encoded by the coding sequence ATGCAAACCGCACAAACAGCCCTGTGGGTTGTGGTCCTGCTCGTGGCGCTGGCCATCCTGTTCGATTTCATGAACGGGTTTCACGACGCTGCCAATTCAATCGCCACGGTGGTGTCCACCGGCGTGCTCAAACCGGCCCAGGCCGTTCTTTTTGCCGGGTTTTTCAACGTGGTGGCCATTTTTGTCTTTCACCTGAGCGTGGCGGCCACGGTAGGCAAGGGCATTGTCCAGCCGGGCGTGGTGGACACCCATGTGGTGTTTGGCGCGCTGGTGGGGGCCATCACCTGGAACGTGATCACCTGGTATTACGGCATTCCCAGCAGCTCATCGCATGCGCTGATCGGCGGCATTGTCGGCGCCGTGATCGCCAAGGCGGGGGCTGGCTCGCTGGTGTCCTCGGGCATCCTGAAAACGGTGGCCTTCATTTTTGTGTCACCGCTGCTGGGGTTTTTGCTCGGCTCGCTGATGATGGTGATGGTGTCGTGGATCTTCCGGCGCGCCCGTCCCAACAAGGTGGACAAGTGGTTTCGTCGCCTGCAACTGGTGTCCGCCGGGGCCTACAGCCTGGGGCATGGTGGCAATGATGCGCAAAAGACCATCGGCATCATCTGGCTGCTGCTGATTGCCACGGGGTATGCGTCGGCGGCGGACGCCTCGCCGCCCACCTGGACCATCGTGAGTTGCTACGTGGCCATTGGTCTCGGGACCATGTTCGGCGGCTGGCGCATCGTCAAGACGATGGGGCAGAAGATCACCAAACTCAAGCCCGTGGGCGGGTTCTGCGCGGAAACGGGCGGGGCGCTGACGCTGTTCCTGGCCACAGCACTGGGTATTCCCGTGTCCACCACCCACACCATCACGGGCGCCATTGTCGGTGTGGGTTCCACGCAGCGCGCCAGCGCGGTGCGCTGGGGCGTGGCGGGCAACATCATCTGGGCCTGGGTGCTGACGATTCCGGCCAGTGCCTTTGTTGCAGCCATTGCTTACTGGGTCAGCCTGCAGTTGTACTGA
- a CDS encoding DUF47 domain-containing protein, giving the protein MLFGKLLPREGNFFEMFNQHADRIVEAARAFSQLVANYNDPHLRDKYNQDVDNAERAADRVTQDVNRLIHKTFITPIDREQIHTLINTMDDVADLIQDSAETMALYDVRHMTEEITRLTDLSLKCCERLRDAVKLLGTIADPAVAEAALKTCEEIDRLESDADRVMRSAMSKLFREEPDVREVIKLKAIYELLETITDKCEDVANCIEGIVLENS; this is encoded by the coding sequence ATGCTGTTTGGCAAGCTGCTGCCCCGCGAAGGCAATTTTTTCGAGATGTTCAACCAGCATGCAGACCGCATCGTCGAGGCCGCCCGGGCCTTTTCGCAACTGGTGGCGAACTACAACGATCCGCACCTGCGCGACAAGTACAACCAGGACGTGGACAACGCCGAGCGTGCCGCCGACCGTGTCACCCAGGACGTCAACCGCCTGATTCACAAGACGTTTATCACGCCAATCGACCGCGAGCAGATCCACACGCTCATCAACACCATGGACGATGTGGCTGACCTGATCCAGGATTCGGCCGAAACCATGGCGCTGTATGACGTGCGCCACATGACCGAGGAGATCACGCGCCTGACGGATCTGAGCCTGAAATGCTGCGAGCGCCTGCGCGATGCCGTCAAGCTGCTCGGCACCATCGCCGACCCGGCCGTGGCCGAAGCCGCGCTCAAGACCTGCGAAGAAATCGACCGCCTCGAAAGCGACGCCGACCGCGTGATGCGCAGTGCCATGAGCAAGCTGTTTCGCGAAGAGCCCGATGTGCGCGAGGTGATCAAGCTCAAGGCCATCTACGAACTGCTGGAAACCATCACCGACAAGTGCGAGGACGTGGCCAACTGCATCGAGGGCATCGTCCTCGAAAACTCCTGA
- a CDS encoding DMT family protein, protein MNYLQSLPVSLQTIVLLVASNIFMTFAWYGHLKNLATSPWYVAALVSWGIALFEYLLQVPANRIGYTQFNVGQLKILQEVITLSVFVPFAVFYLDQPLKWDYLWAGLCMIGAVYFIFRGG, encoded by the coding sequence ATGAACTATCTGCAATCGCTCCCGGTCAGCCTGCAAACCATCGTGTTGCTGGTGGCCAGCAACATCTTCATGACCTTTGCCTGGTATGGCCACCTGAAGAACCTGGCGACATCGCCCTGGTACGTGGCGGCGCTGGTCAGCTGGGGCATTGCGCTGTTCGAGTATCTGCTGCAGGTGCCCGCCAACCGCATTGGCTACACCCAGTTCAATGTGGGGCAGCTCAAGATCCTGCAAGAGGTCATCACGTTGTCGGTGTTTGTGCCGTTTGCCGTGTTTTATCTCGATCAGCCCCTCAAGTGGGACTATCTGTGGGCGGGCCTGTGCATGATCGGCGCGGTGTATTTCATCTTCCGCGGGGGCTGA
- a CDS encoding ABC transporter ATP-binding protein, which produces MAEKSNKVLLRVKGLKVAYGGIQAVKGVDFEVREGELVSLIGSNGAGKTTTMKAITGTLPINDGDIEYLGESIKGKGAWDLVKKGLVMVPEGRGVFARMTITENLQMGAYIRNDKAGIAADIEKMFTIFPRLRERKDQLAGTMSGGEQQMLAMGRALMSQPKVLLLDEPSMGLSPIMVDKIFEVVRDVYALGVTILLVEQNASRALAIADRGYVMESGLITMTGPGQELLSDPRVRAAYLGE; this is translated from the coding sequence ATGGCCGAAAAATCCAACAAGGTACTGCTGCGGGTCAAGGGGCTGAAGGTGGCCTACGGCGGTATCCAGGCCGTGAAAGGCGTGGACTTTGAAGTGCGCGAAGGTGAGCTGGTCTCGCTGATCGGCTCCAACGGCGCCGGCAAGACCACTACCATGAAGGCCATCACCGGCACGCTGCCCATTAACGATGGCGACATTGAGTACCTGGGCGAGAGCATCAAGGGCAAGGGCGCATGGGATCTGGTCAAGAAGGGCCTGGTGATGGTGCCGGAAGGCCGCGGTGTATTCGCCCGCATGACCATCACCGAGAACCTGCAGATGGGCGCCTACATCCGCAACGACAAGGCGGGCATTGCGGCCGACATCGAGAAGATGTTCACCATCTTCCCGCGCCTGCGCGAGCGCAAGGACCAGCTGGCCGGCACCATGTCGGGTGGTGAGCAGCAGATGCTGGCCATGGGCCGCGCGCTGATGAGCCAGCCCAAGGTGCTGCTGCTGGACGAGCCCTCCATGGGCCTCTCGCCCATCATGGTGGACAAGATCTTCGAAGTGGTGCGCGATGTGTATGCACTGGGCGTCACCATCTTGCTGGTCGAGCAGAACGCCAGCCGCGCGCTGGCCATTGCCGACCGTGGCTACGTCATGGAGTCGGGCCTCATCACCATGACCGGCCCCGGCCAGGAACTGCTGAGCGACCCGCGCGTGCGCGCCGCTTATCTGGGCGAGTGA
- a CDS encoding ABC transporter ATP-binding protein, with protein MAEQNKDVVLRVAGISKRFGGLQALSDVGITIERGQVYGLIGPNGAGKTTFFNVITGLYTPDSGTFELAGKPYEPTAVHEVAKAGIARTFQNIRLFAEMTALENVMVGRHIRTKSGLLGAVLRTKGFKAEEAAIAKRAQELLDYVGIGKFADYKARTLSYGDQRRLEIARALATDPQLIALDEPAAGMNATEKVQLRELIDRIRNDNRTILLIEHDVKLVMGLCDRVTVLDYGKQIAEGTPATVQKNEKVIEAYLGTGGH; from the coding sequence ATGGCAGAACAAAACAAAGATGTGGTGCTGCGGGTTGCCGGCATCTCCAAGCGCTTTGGCGGCTTGCAGGCACTTTCCGACGTGGGCATCACCATTGAACGCGGCCAGGTCTATGGCCTGATCGGCCCCAACGGTGCCGGCAAGACCACCTTCTTCAACGTGATCACCGGCCTGTACACCCCTGACAGCGGCACGTTCGAACTCGCGGGCAAGCCCTACGAACCCACGGCCGTGCATGAGGTGGCCAAGGCGGGCATTGCCCGCACGTTCCAGAACATCCGCCTGTTTGCAGAAATGACGGCCCTTGAGAACGTGATGGTGGGCCGCCATATCCGCACCAAATCGGGGCTGCTGGGCGCCGTGCTGCGCACCAAGGGCTTCAAGGCGGAAGAGGCCGCCATCGCCAAGCGCGCGCAGGAGCTGCTCGACTACGTGGGCATCGGCAAGTTTGCCGACTACAAGGCGCGGACCCTGAGCTACGGCGACCAGCGCCGCCTGGAAATTGCCCGGGCTCTCGCCACCGACCCGCAGCTGATCGCGCTCGATGAGCCCGCCGCCGGCATGAACGCCACCGAGAAGGTGCAGCTGCGCGAGTTGATCGACCGCATCCGCAACGACAACCGCACCATCCTGCTCATCGAGCACGACGTGAAGCTGGTGATGGGCCTGTGCGACCGCGTGACCGTGCTCGACTACGGCAAGCAGATCGCCGAAGGCACGCCTGCGACTGTGCAGAAGAACGAAAAAGTGATTGAGGCCTATCTGGGCACCGGAGGACATTGA
- a CDS encoding ABC transporter permease subunit translates to MKNTKINWILGGIALLVLPLLLQYFGNAWVRIADLALLYVMLALGLNIVVGYAGLLDLGYVAFYAVGAYLFALMASPHLADNFATFAAMFPNGLHTSLWLVIPLAALVAAIFGAVLGAPTLKLRGDYLAIVTLGFGEIIRIFLNNLDHPVNLTNGPKGVGQIDSVKIFGLDLGKRLELFGFDINSVTLYYYLFLVLVVISVIICYRLQDSRIGRAWMAIREDEIAAKAMGINTRNMKLLAFGMGASFGGVSGAMFGAFQGFVSPESFSLMESVMIVAMVVLGGIGHIPGVILGAVLLSALPEVLRYVAGPLQAMTDGRIDSAILRQLLIALAMIIIMLLRPRGLWPAPERGKSLTQKT, encoded by the coding sequence ATGAAGAACACCAAAATCAACTGGATCCTGGGCGGCATTGCCCTCTTGGTCCTGCCACTGCTGCTGCAGTACTTTGGCAACGCCTGGGTGCGCATTGCGGACCTGGCCCTGCTCTATGTGATGCTGGCCCTGGGCCTGAACATCGTGGTCGGCTACGCCGGCCTGCTCGACCTGGGCTATGTGGCGTTCTACGCCGTGGGCGCCTACCTGTTTGCCCTGATGGCATCGCCGCACCTGGCGGACAACTTTGCGACGTTTGCCGCCATGTTCCCCAACGGGCTGCACACCTCGCTGTGGCTCGTGATACCGCTGGCCGCGCTGGTGGCGGCGATCTTCGGGGCGGTGCTGGGGGCGCCCACCCTCAAGCTGCGCGGGGATTATCTGGCCATCGTGACGCTGGGCTTTGGCGAGATCATCCGCATCTTCCTGAACAACCTGGACCATCCCGTCAACCTGACCAACGGCCCCAAGGGCGTGGGCCAGATCGACTCGGTCAAGATCTTCGGGCTTGATCTGGGCAAGCGGCTGGAGCTGTTCGGCTTTGACATCAATTCCGTCACGCTCTACTACTACCTGTTCCTGGTGCTGGTGGTTATCTCCGTCATCATTTGCTATCGCCTGCAGGACTCGCGCATCGGCCGCGCCTGGATGGCGATCCGCGAAGACGAAATCGCCGCCAAGGCCATGGGCATCAACACCCGCAACATGAAGCTGCTGGCGTTTGGCATGGGCGCCTCGTTCGGCGGCGTGTCGGGAGCCATGTTCGGTGCCTTCCAGGGCTTCGTCTCGCCCGAATCGTTCAGCCTGATGGAGTCGGTCATGATCGTCGCCATGGTGGTGCTGGGCGGCATTGGCCACATTCCCGGCGTGATCCTGGGCGCGGTGCTGCTGTCGGCACTGCCCGAAGTGCTGCGCTACGTGGCCGGCCCGCTGCAGGCCATGACCGATGGCCGCATCGACTCCGCCATCCTGCGCCAGCTGCTGATCGCGCTGGCCATGATCATCATCATGCTGTTGCGTCCCCGTGGTCTGTGGCCTGCGCCCGAGCGCGGCAAGAGCCTGACACAGAAGACCTGA
- a CDS encoding branched-chain amino acid ABC transporter permease encodes MDILLQQIINGLVLGSMYALIALGYTMVYGIIQLINFAHGEVLMVGALTSWSCIGLMQEAMPGAPGWLILLLATIIACVVAATLNFVIEKVAYKPLRSSPRLAPLITAIGMSILLQTLAMIIWKPNYKSYPTLLPATPFQVGGAVITSTQILILGVTVVALAALMYLVNYTKLGRAMRATAENPRVASLMGVKPDMVISATFIIGAVLAAIAGIMYASNYGTAQHTMGFLPGLKAFTAAVFGGIGNLAGAVVGGILLGLIEAIGSGYIGALTGGVLGSHYTDIFAFIVLIIILTLRPSGLLGERVADRA; translated from the coding sequence ATGGACATTTTGCTGCAGCAGATCATCAACGGTCTGGTTCTCGGCAGCATGTACGCCTTGATAGCCTTGGGCTACACCATGGTGTACGGCATTATTCAGCTGATCAATTTCGCCCATGGCGAAGTGCTCATGGTCGGCGCTCTCACCAGCTGGAGTTGTATCGGGCTCATGCAGGAGGCCATGCCGGGAGCCCCGGGCTGGCTCATCCTGCTGCTGGCCACCATCATCGCCTGCGTGGTGGCCGCCACGCTGAATTTCGTGATCGAAAAAGTGGCCTACAAACCGCTGCGTTCCAGTCCGCGCCTGGCACCGCTGATCACGGCCATCGGCATGTCGATCCTGCTGCAGACGCTGGCCATGATCATCTGGAAGCCCAACTACAAGTCCTATCCCACCTTGCTGCCGGCCACGCCGTTCCAGGTGGGCGGGGCCGTCATCACCTCCACCCAGATCTTGATTCTGGGCGTGACCGTGGTGGCCCTGGCTGCCCTGATGTACCTGGTGAACTACACCAAGCTCGGCCGTGCCATGCGCGCCACGGCCGAAAACCCCCGTGTGGCATCGCTCATGGGCGTCAAGCCCGACATGGTGATCTCGGCCACCTTCATCATCGGCGCCGTCCTGGCCGCCATCGCCGGCATCATGTATGCGTCCAACTACGGCACGGCGCAGCACACCATGGGTTTTCTGCCCGGGCTTAAGGCCTTCACGGCGGCGGTTTTTGGCGGTATCGGCAACCTGGCCGGCGCCGTGGTGGGCGGCATCCTGCTGGGCCTGATCGAGGCCATCGGGTCGGGCTACATCGGCGCGCTCACGGGCGGTGTGCTGGGCAGCCACTACACCGACATCTTCGCCTTCATCGTGCTCATCATCATCCTGACGCTGCGCCCCTCGGGCCTGCTGGGTGAACGCGTGGCCGACCGTGCCTGA
- a CDS encoding replication-associated recombination protein A — MKPAVPSHQPLAERLRPRQLSEVIGQQHVLGPGMPLRLAFESGRPHSCILWGPPGVGKTTIARLMADAFDAQFISISAVLGGVKDIRDAVERAEAARGGLHAGPQGSLIQEPQRTIVFVDEVHRFNKSQQDAFLPHVESGLFTFIGATTENPSFEVNSALLSRAAVYVLQPLSTDELKQIVALAQSEQALPAIDNEAIERLVAYADGDARRLLNTLETLAMAAAQDKLAEITDAWLLKVLGERMRRYDKGGEQFYDTISALHKSVRGSDPDAALYWLVRMLDGGADPRYMARRLVRMAAEDVGLADPRALRLALDASEVYERLGSPEGELALAECVVYLAVAPKSNAVYKAYNAARAFVKQDSTRPVPMHLRNAPTKLMKQLDYGKGYRYAHDEEGGFAAGERYLPDGMAEPGFYQPVERGLEIKIAQKLRDLRARNAAAPTPDPDNL; from the coding sequence GTGAAACCTGCCGTCCCCTCCCACCAGCCTCTGGCCGAGCGCCTGCGCCCGCGCCAGCTCTCTGAAGTCATCGGCCAGCAGCATGTGCTGGGGCCGGGCATGCCGCTGCGTCTGGCGTTCGAATCGGGACGGCCGCACAGCTGCATCCTGTGGGGTCCGCCGGGTGTGGGCAAGACCACCATTGCGCGCCTGATGGCCGATGCCTTTGATGCGCAGTTCATCAGCATCAGCGCCGTGCTGGGCGGGGTCAAGGACATTCGCGACGCCGTGGAGCGCGCCGAGGCCGCCCGTGGCGGGCTGCACGCGGGGCCGCAGGGCTCGCTCATCCAGGAGCCGCAGCGCACCATCGTGTTCGTCGATGAGGTGCACCGCTTCAACAAGAGCCAGCAGGATGCGTTCTTGCCGCATGTCGAGAGCGGCTTGTTCACCTTCATCGGCGCCACCACCGAGAACCCGTCGTTCGAGGTGAACTCGGCCCTGCTGTCACGCGCGGCGGTGTATGTGCTGCAACCGCTGTCCACCGACGAGTTAAAGCAAATTGTGGCCCTGGCCCAATCGGAGCAAGCGCTACCAGCTATCGATAACGAAGCAATAGAGCGGCTGGTGGCCTATGCCGATGGCGACGCGCGCCGCCTGCTCAACACGCTCGAAACACTGGCCATGGCGGCCGCGCAGGATAAGCTTGCCGAGATCACCGATGCCTGGCTCTTGAAGGTGCTGGGTGAGCGCATGCGCCGCTACGACAAGGGCGGCGAGCAGTTCTACGACACCATCAGCGCGCTGCACAAGTCGGTGCGTGGCTCCGACCCCGATGCCGCGCTGTACTGGCTGGTGCGCATGCTCGACGGCGGCGCCGACCCGCGCTACATGGCGCGCCGCCTGGTGCGCATGGCCGCCGAGGATGTGGGCCTGGCCGACCCGCGTGCGCTGCGGCTGGCGCTCGACGCGAGCGAGGTGTACGAGCGCCTGGGCAGCCCCGAGGGTGAGCTGGCCCTGGCCGAATGCGTGGTCTACCTGGCCGTGGCGCCCAAGTCCAACGCCGTGTACAAGGCCTACAACGCCGCGCGCGCGTTCGTGAAGCAAGACAGCACGCGACCCGTGCCCATGCACCTGCGCAACGCGCCCACGAAGCTCATGAAACAGCTGGATTACGGCAAGGGCTACCGCTATGCCCATGACGAGGAAGGCGGGTTTGCCGCGGGCGAGCGTTACCTGCCCGACGGCATGGCCGAGCCGGGCTTTTACCAGCCGGTGGAGCGCGGCCTGGAAATCAAGATCGCGCAAAAACTGCGCGATCTGCGCGCGCGCAACGCCGCTGCGCCCACCCCGGATCCTGACAACTTGTGA